A region of Candidatus Nezhaarchaeota archaeon DNA encodes the following proteins:
- a CDS encoding HEPN domain-containing protein, with the protein MGNLEEGLRWLDQALADLKTARDCLKDENYYASAFFSQQAAEKALKGLLYSKGYRALLTHSVVDLLEEASRIENSFRSFLDYGRELDRHYIGSRYPNLYPSGPAYKYYTKEVAERCLSYAESILREAERLLRR; encoded by the coding sequence ATGGGCAATTTAGAGGAAGGGTTGAGGTGGCTCGATCAGGCTCTAGCTGATCTTAAAACCGCTAGGGATTGCTTAAAGGATGAAAACTACTACGCCTCAGCGTTCTTCTCCCAGCAGGCAGCTGAGAAGGCGCTCAAAGGCCTCCTCTACTCTAAAGGCTACAGAGCCTTGCTAACACACTCCGTAGTAGACCTACTTGAAGAAGCGTCTAGAATCGAGAATTCGTTCAGGAGCTTCCTAGATTATGGGAGAGAGCTCGATAGACACTACATCGGCTCGAGGTACCCTAACCTTTATCCCAGCGGCCCAGCCTACAAGTACTACACAAAGGAGGTTGCTGAAAGATGCTTAAGCTACGCAGAGTCGATATTGAGAGAGGCGGAGAGGTTATTGAGAAGGTAG
- a CDS encoding nucleotidyltransferase domain-containing protein codes for MLKLRRVDIERGGEVIEKVEAYVKKVVEVLNPHMVILFGSFATGDVSEGSDIDILVVADFKEGFLDRVKTLMELNTFGIPIEPVGYTLEELEDMLARGNRFIMEVVEKGRELYRREGR; via the coding sequence ATGCTTAAGCTACGCAGAGTCGATATTGAGAGAGGCGGAGAGGTTATTGAGAAGGTAGAGGCATACGTGAAGAAGGTCGTTGAGGTCCTCAATCCGCACATGGTGATCCTCTTCGGCTCGTTCGCCACCGGAGACGTAAGCGAAGGCTCAGACATAGACATACTCGTCGTCGCAGACTTTAAGGAAGGCTTCCTAGATAGGGTGAAGACGCTCATGGAGTTAAACACCTTCGGAATACCCATAGAGCCCGTAGGCTATACCCTAGAGGAGCTCGAGGACATGCTGGCTAGAGGAAACCGCTTCATAATGGAGGTTGTAGAGAAGGGGAGGGAGCTATACAGGAGGGAGGGGCGCTAA